In a genomic window of Oncorhynchus kisutch isolate 150728-3 linkage group LG9, Okis_V2, whole genome shotgun sequence:
- the LOC109897084 gene encoding cellular tumor antigen p53-like isoform X2, which translates to MEELSPPLGQCSFQQLWESNMTPQGPSIPLVATENWSDLDVSLLPDATLHKVFDEVLFELLEPPVVEPSVSTLDSVPPPASTVPSTNDYPGKHGFQLRFQKSGTAKSVTSTYSVQLNKLYCQLAKTCPVEVLMAMDPPPGAILRATAIYKKSEHVSEVVRRCPHHQSASDNNEGVVHRSHLIRVEGSQWAQYLEDGNTKRQSVLLPYEPPQMGSETTTVLLNFMCNSSCMGGMNRRPILTILTLETQEGQVLGRRCFEVRVCACPGRDRKTEEENTNNVLNGTKTTNISKRSKTRSTSQPSSPMSLLTLSPLPSESQQALPPPGTSKKIKNGSSTEDEDKDNVFLLQVRGREHYEWLKKINDSLELMDHIPPAEQEKYKKKGSAKILKQEAMAPKSGMRLLTKEDRSDSD; encoded by the exons ATGGAAGAGCTCAGCCCCCCCCTGGGCCAATGTTCCTTCCAGCAGCTTTGGGAGAGCAA TATGACACCTCAGGGGCCCAGTATTCCACTGGTTGCTACTGAAAACTGGTCTGACCTGGATGTCTCG CTCCTTCCCGACGCGACTCTCCACAAGGTCTTTGACGAGGTGCTGTTTGAACTGCTGGAGCCCCCGGTTGTGGAGCCCTCTGTGTCAACCCTGGACAGCGTGCCTCCCCCCGCCTCCACCGTCCCCTCCACCAACGACTACCCTGGGAAGCACGGCTTCCAGCTGCGATTCCAGAAGTCGGGTACCGCCAAGTCTGTCACCTCCACT TATTCTGTGCAGCTGAACAAGCTGTACTGCCAGCTGGCTAAGACGTGCCCTGTGGAGGTGTTGATGGCCATGGATCCCCCGCCAGGAGCCATCCTCAGGGCCACCGCTATCTACAAGAAGTCTGAGCATGTCTCTGAGGTGGTCCGGCGCTGCCCCCACCACCAGAGCGCCTCAGATAACAATGAAG GCGTGGTCCACCGCAGTCACTTGATTAGGGTGGAGGGGAGCCAGTGGGCTCAATACCTGGAGGATGGAAACACCAAGCGTCAAAGTGTGCTGCTGCCCTATGAGCCTCCTCAG ATGGGCTCTGAAACGACTACTGTTCTCCTGAACTTCATGTGTAACTCCAGTTGCATGGGTGGTATGAACAGGCGGCCCATCCTCACCATCCTGACCCTGGAGACCCAGGA GGGTCAGGTTTTGGGTCGCCGTTGTTTCGAGGTCCGTGTGTGTGCCTGTCCCGGCCGGGACCGCAAGACCGAAGAAGAGAACACAAACAACGTTCTGAACGGGACCAAGACCACCAACATCTCCAAGAGAAGTAAGACTCGCTCCACGTCTCAACCCTCGTCTCCTATGTCATTGTTGAcattgtctcctctcccctcagagTCCCAACAGGCCCTGCCCCCTCCAGGGACCAGCAAGAAGATCAAGAATGGCTCCAGCACCGAGGATGAAGACAAGGACAATGTATTTTTGTTGCAG gtcCGTGGCCGAGAGCACTATGAGTGGCTCAAGAAGATCAATGACAGTCTGGAGCTGATGGACCACATTCCTCCCGCTGAGCAGGAGAAATACAAGAAGAAAGG TTCTGCAAAGATCCTCAAGCAAGAAGCAATGGCCCCGAAGAGCGGAATGCGGCTGCTTACAAAGGAAGACAGGAGCGACTCGGACTAA
- the LOC109897084 gene encoding cellular tumor antigen p53-like isoform X4 — translation MEELSPPLGQCSFQQLWESNMTPQGPSIPLVATENWSDLDVSLLPDATLHKVFDEVLFELLEPPVVEPSVSTLDSVPPPASTVPSTNDYPGKHGFQLRFQKSGTAKSVTSTYSVQLNKLYCQLAKTCPVEVLMAMDPPPGAILRATAIYKKSEHVSEVVRRCPHHQSASDNNEGVVHRSHLIRVEGSQWAQYLEDGNTKRQSVLLPYEPPQMGSETTTVLLNFMCNSSCMGGMNRRPILTILTLETQEGQVLGRRCFEVRVCACPGRDRKTEEENTNNVLNGTKTTNISKRKSQQALPPPGTSKKIKNGSSTEDEDKDNVFLLQVRGREHYEWLKKINDSLELMDHIPPAEQEKYKKKGSAKILKQEAMAPKSGMRLLTKEDRSDSD, via the exons ATGGAAGAGCTCAGCCCCCCCCTGGGCCAATGTTCCTTCCAGCAGCTTTGGGAGAGCAA TATGACACCTCAGGGGCCCAGTATTCCACTGGTTGCTACTGAAAACTGGTCTGACCTGGATGTCTCG CTCCTTCCCGACGCGACTCTCCACAAGGTCTTTGACGAGGTGCTGTTTGAACTGCTGGAGCCCCCGGTTGTGGAGCCCTCTGTGTCAACCCTGGACAGCGTGCCTCCCCCCGCCTCCACCGTCCCCTCCACCAACGACTACCCTGGGAAGCACGGCTTCCAGCTGCGATTCCAGAAGTCGGGTACCGCCAAGTCTGTCACCTCCACT TATTCTGTGCAGCTGAACAAGCTGTACTGCCAGCTGGCTAAGACGTGCCCTGTGGAGGTGTTGATGGCCATGGATCCCCCGCCAGGAGCCATCCTCAGGGCCACCGCTATCTACAAGAAGTCTGAGCATGTCTCTGAGGTGGTCCGGCGCTGCCCCCACCACCAGAGCGCCTCAGATAACAATGAAG GCGTGGTCCACCGCAGTCACTTGATTAGGGTGGAGGGGAGCCAGTGGGCTCAATACCTGGAGGATGGAAACACCAAGCGTCAAAGTGTGCTGCTGCCCTATGAGCCTCCTCAG ATGGGCTCTGAAACGACTACTGTTCTCCTGAACTTCATGTGTAACTCCAGTTGCATGGGTGGTATGAACAGGCGGCCCATCCTCACCATCCTGACCCTGGAGACCCAGGA GGGTCAGGTTTTGGGTCGCCGTTGTTTCGAGGTCCGTGTGTGTGCCTGTCCCGGCCGGGACCGCAAGACCGAAGAAGAGAACACAAACAACGTTCTGAACGGGACCAAGACCACCAACATCTCCAAGAGAA agTCCCAACAGGCCCTGCCCCCTCCAGGGACCAGCAAGAAGATCAAGAATGGCTCCAGCACCGAGGATGAAGACAAGGACAATGTATTTTTGTTGCAG gtcCGTGGCCGAGAGCACTATGAGTGGCTCAAGAAGATCAATGACAGTCTGGAGCTGATGGACCACATTCCTCCCGCTGAGCAGGAGAAATACAAGAAGAAAGG TTCTGCAAAGATCCTCAAGCAAGAAGCAATGGCCCCGAAGAGCGGAATGCGGCTGCTTACAAAGGAAGACAGGAGCGACTCGGACTAA
- the LOC109897084 gene encoding cellular tumor antigen p53-like isoform X1: protein MEELSPPLGQCSFQQLWESNMTPQGPSIPLVATENWSDLDVSINGIHLPPSQLLPDATLHKVFDEVLFELLEPPVVEPSVSTLDSVPPPASTVPSTNDYPGKHGFQLRFQKSGTAKSVTSTYSVQLNKLYCQLAKTCPVEVLMAMDPPPGAILRATAIYKKSEHVSEVVRRCPHHQSASDNNEGVVHRSHLIRVEGSQWAQYLEDGNTKRQSVLLPYEPPQMGSETTTVLLNFMCNSSCMGGMNRRPILTILTLETQEGQVLGRRCFEVRVCACPGRDRKTEEENTNNVLNGTKTTNISKRSKTRSTSQPSSPMSLLTLSPLPSESQQALPPPGTSKKIKNGSSTEDEDKDNVFLLQVRGREHYEWLKKINDSLELMDHIPPAEQEKYKKKGSAKILKQEAMAPKSGMRLLTKEDRSDSD, encoded by the exons ATGGAAGAGCTCAGCCCCCCCCTGGGCCAATGTTCCTTCCAGCAGCTTTGGGAGAGCAA TATGACACCTCAGGGGCCCAGTATTCCACTGGTTGCTACTGAAAACTGGTCTGACCTGGATGTCTCG ATAAATGGCATCCACTTACCTCCCTCACAGCTCCTTCCCGACGCGACTCTCCACAAGGTCTTTGACGAGGTGCTGTTTGAACTGCTGGAGCCCCCGGTTGTGGAGCCCTCTGTGTCAACCCTGGACAGCGTGCCTCCCCCCGCCTCCACCGTCCCCTCCACCAACGACTACCCTGGGAAGCACGGCTTCCAGCTGCGATTCCAGAAGTCGGGTACCGCCAAGTCTGTCACCTCCACT TATTCTGTGCAGCTGAACAAGCTGTACTGCCAGCTGGCTAAGACGTGCCCTGTGGAGGTGTTGATGGCCATGGATCCCCCGCCAGGAGCCATCCTCAGGGCCACCGCTATCTACAAGAAGTCTGAGCATGTCTCTGAGGTGGTCCGGCGCTGCCCCCACCACCAGAGCGCCTCAGATAACAATGAAG GCGTGGTCCACCGCAGTCACTTGATTAGGGTGGAGGGGAGCCAGTGGGCTCAATACCTGGAGGATGGAAACACCAAGCGTCAAAGTGTGCTGCTGCCCTATGAGCCTCCTCAG ATGGGCTCTGAAACGACTACTGTTCTCCTGAACTTCATGTGTAACTCCAGTTGCATGGGTGGTATGAACAGGCGGCCCATCCTCACCATCCTGACCCTGGAGACCCAGGA GGGTCAGGTTTTGGGTCGCCGTTGTTTCGAGGTCCGTGTGTGTGCCTGTCCCGGCCGGGACCGCAAGACCGAAGAAGAGAACACAAACAACGTTCTGAACGGGACCAAGACCACCAACATCTCCAAGAGAAGTAAGACTCGCTCCACGTCTCAACCCTCGTCTCCTATGTCATTGTTGAcattgtctcctctcccctcagagTCCCAACAGGCCCTGCCCCCTCCAGGGACCAGCAAGAAGATCAAGAATGGCTCCAGCACCGAGGATGAAGACAAGGACAATGTATTTTTGTTGCAG gtcCGTGGCCGAGAGCACTATGAGTGGCTCAAGAAGATCAATGACAGTCTGGAGCTGATGGACCACATTCCTCCCGCTGAGCAGGAGAAATACAAGAAGAAAGG TTCTGCAAAGATCCTCAAGCAAGAAGCAATGGCCCCGAAGAGCGGAATGCGGCTGCTTACAAAGGAAGACAGGAGCGACTCGGACTAA
- the LOC109897084 gene encoding cellular tumor antigen p53-like isoform X3, whose protein sequence is MEELSPPLGQCSFQQLWESNMTPQGPSIPLVATENWSDLDVSINGIHLPPSQLLPDATLHKVFDEVLFELLEPPVVEPSVSTLDSVPPPASTVPSTNDYPGKHGFQLRFQKSGTAKSVTSTYSVQLNKLYCQLAKTCPVEVLMAMDPPPGAILRATAIYKKSEHVSEVVRRCPHHQSASDNNEGVVHRSHLIRVEGSQWAQYLEDGNTKRQSVLLPYEPPQMGSETTTVLLNFMCNSSCMGGMNRRPILTILTLETQEGQVLGRRCFEVRVCACPGRDRKTEEENTNNVLNGTKTTNISKRKSQQALPPPGTSKKIKNGSSTEDEDKDNVFLLQVRGREHYEWLKKINDSLELMDHIPPAEQEKYKKKGSAKILKQEAMAPKSGMRLLTKEDRSDSD, encoded by the exons ATGGAAGAGCTCAGCCCCCCCCTGGGCCAATGTTCCTTCCAGCAGCTTTGGGAGAGCAA TATGACACCTCAGGGGCCCAGTATTCCACTGGTTGCTACTGAAAACTGGTCTGACCTGGATGTCTCG ATAAATGGCATCCACTTACCTCCCTCACAGCTCCTTCCCGACGCGACTCTCCACAAGGTCTTTGACGAGGTGCTGTTTGAACTGCTGGAGCCCCCGGTTGTGGAGCCCTCTGTGTCAACCCTGGACAGCGTGCCTCCCCCCGCCTCCACCGTCCCCTCCACCAACGACTACCCTGGGAAGCACGGCTTCCAGCTGCGATTCCAGAAGTCGGGTACCGCCAAGTCTGTCACCTCCACT TATTCTGTGCAGCTGAACAAGCTGTACTGCCAGCTGGCTAAGACGTGCCCTGTGGAGGTGTTGATGGCCATGGATCCCCCGCCAGGAGCCATCCTCAGGGCCACCGCTATCTACAAGAAGTCTGAGCATGTCTCTGAGGTGGTCCGGCGCTGCCCCCACCACCAGAGCGCCTCAGATAACAATGAAG GCGTGGTCCACCGCAGTCACTTGATTAGGGTGGAGGGGAGCCAGTGGGCTCAATACCTGGAGGATGGAAACACCAAGCGTCAAAGTGTGCTGCTGCCCTATGAGCCTCCTCAG ATGGGCTCTGAAACGACTACTGTTCTCCTGAACTTCATGTGTAACTCCAGTTGCATGGGTGGTATGAACAGGCGGCCCATCCTCACCATCCTGACCCTGGAGACCCAGGA GGGTCAGGTTTTGGGTCGCCGTTGTTTCGAGGTCCGTGTGTGTGCCTGTCCCGGCCGGGACCGCAAGACCGAAGAAGAGAACACAAACAACGTTCTGAACGGGACCAAGACCACCAACATCTCCAAGAGAA agTCCCAACAGGCCCTGCCCCCTCCAGGGACCAGCAAGAAGATCAAGAATGGCTCCAGCACCGAGGATGAAGACAAGGACAATGTATTTTTGTTGCAG gtcCGTGGCCGAGAGCACTATGAGTGGCTCAAGAAGATCAATGACAGTCTGGAGCTGATGGACCACATTCCTCCCGCTGAGCAGGAGAAATACAAGAAGAAAGG TTCTGCAAAGATCCTCAAGCAAGAAGCAATGGCCCCGAAGAGCGGAATGCGGCTGCTTACAAAGGAAGACAGGAGCGACTCGGACTAA